CAGTAGCGACATTTTGAAAGCGAAAAACGTTCGTTGTAGCAGGCTCTAATAAGGGTGTTGGGTCATTGAAATTAAGAACGGTAACTTGTAAAAGCTGATTGTAGTTCGACTGGGCTAGTTGCTGAGAAATTCTATGGGGTTCTAGTTCACCCAGCTGATATTCCAAGGTCCAATCTCCGCCCTGGGTTGCATCACCTGTCAGATTATCTGAGGCAGCTATATCAGCGCCGGTTAAGGTAGCAAGACGAGAGACAAAGGCTTGTCCCTTATCTGTTGCAACAACATTGCATCCATAGAGAAAGATGTCTGCTGTCGGCGATAATGCAGCTTGCCATTGTTGAATCTGTTCAGCCTTGTGGTTGAGGGTTGTTGAAGTGACCCGTGAGTTTCCAAGGTGTAACTGTGCTGATTCCCCATGGGAAATCAAATGCACTGAATTGAGATTACGATAATGGCTGAGGATATCGCTGATTTGATCTACTCCATCTGCTTGCGGACTGAGAAAATGTACCGCAGTTTGACGGGGCAAATTTTTTAGCAATGTATCGGAGTGAGTGACGTTCCCGTCGACAATAACAATGTCTTTAACTGGGTTGGGAAAGGGTGAAGTACTAGGTTGCTTAAATTTAGTTTGAACTTTCTTGTAAATAGAAACCCGATCGTTCTTCGCTTGTGAGGATCCCGCTTTGGCTACCGATGAAAAAGCGCCAAAGCTTACACCGCAAAACATTTCACATAGGATAAGACATACCAGTATCGGAGTGCCTTGGAAAAAAGAGAGATTTTTGGGTGTGGAAAATCTGGGGAACATCATGTTGGGGGTTTGGATATTGAACGAAATGAAAAGATCTTGTAGAAGGAAAAGGCCATTCAGCAAGAAATGTTTATAGTTAGAGTTCGCTGCTCACAGCCATAGTTCACCATCTATGGATATAGTTCACTTATCGAGCTGTATTTTTTGCATGGCCGAATAAAAAATACTGATAGCCAAGTGCTACCCTAAGATTACGAAAGGCGCGACAGTAGATAATCGGATAGAATGCAGTTTTTCTTTATTTGTATAAAAATACGAGATTTTAAATTACGAAAATAATCCGAAATATTATTCAGACATAATGCTGGTATAAGGTTTTTAAGGCTTGCAAAAAATTTTCATGTGCAAGACCAAATAACAATTTTTCGATTGTTCAAGCAATTTTCCTTGAACTAAAATGTTCAGATAACTTGACGCTTTTATAGCGGATATAATGGTTTCAAGCCGTTAGGATTTGTTCTGAGTTCCCTAGAGTCAAGAACGCTCTAGCTCTTCTCAACGGAAAGATGATGCTGGCGAGAGATTCAGTGACTTGGGTTGAGAAATCAGACCTGTTATTTGAGTTCTAAGATGATGATATTGCGAGCAGGTTCTGAGGTACCGGAGTCAGGATGAATTGCGATCGCACTGAACCGATCGCCGGGTTTGGCATCCGTGAGAGTGATGGCGAACCGCCCCTCTTCATCGGATTTGACCATGGTCACTGGCTCATTCAGAGGACCTTGCTTACCCTCTTCCATCACCTTGTACAGCACAATTTCAGCCCCTGGATCGGCTTCCCCATCCAGGTTGACCGCCCCGTCCATTAAGTAAAATTCGGAGCTGAGAAACTGAGGCGTATTCAAGCCTCGGTTGGCGGTATCGCGCTTGCGTTGGTCTGAATTGCGTAAGGGATTAGGACCATCCCCTACTTGGTAGTCTTGCACTCTAGTACTGGATCGATCCCCTAAGTCCACGCGGTTGATAGAGATGCGGGAGAAGCGGTCAAGAAAACGGTTTTCGCGAGCAATCAAATCGATGCTGAGGCCGTCAAGATTGGCAAATCGATTGTCGAGGATAAAGTTGCGCTTGCTCGTGGGATAAGACGTGATCACCACCCCCGGACCGGGCTGGTTTTGGATGGTGTTGTTGACGACATGGTGATTGTCCCCCATCAGCAAAATGGCAGCCCGACGGAATCGTTGGCCATTGTCGGCAATCAGGTTTTTCTCCACCATGACTGAGCCTTCAGGCTTGAAGAGGTAAACAGCGCTGCCAGCATTCTGTTGAATCTGATTGGTATGGATCTTGGTGCCATCAATATCGCCTTCTAAGCGGATGGCGTCGGGCATCCCAGCCAAGCCATTCTGTTCAATGATGTTATTGGCAATTTCCGTTTGTTCGGCGCGGACGCTGGTAATTACCGCGCTACCATCATGTTGAGCAATCCGGTTGTTGAGAATGCGTGTGCCAATGCCGTTGTAAATGGATATGCCAAAGGCCGATCGAGCGGCGTCAGGAGCGTTCCCCTGGGGGGTAATGCCCAACCAGTTATCCTCAATCACAATCCCTTGGGGGGGAATATCCCGCTCATCATCATAGGGATAAGACACCCAGGGATTATCTTCCTTGAGACGCTTGGAAGGGAGCAGCCGATGGGCAATAAAAATATCTGCGGGTGGGGTTGTGGCGGTTGTTTTGTGGATGGAAGTAAATCCATAAAGACTCAATGCTCTGATATGGACCCGATCTGCAGCGAGGGTTAATCCTCGAAACACCTCTGCATCTTCCGCTGGGGTTAAGGCAACGACGGGTGCTGGGGCACTGGCGTCACCATCCACGAGGGCATACCCCGTTTGGCTGGTGCCATCAATCATTAGACCGGGGTTGGTGATGGTGGGCAGCAGGGTCTGCAATCGAATCGTGGTGTTGTCGCTGGGTAAGTCAAAATCAATCCGACTATGATCCTTGCTGGGACTGATTTGAGCCCGTTCGGCTTCGCTGAGGTCGCCCTTATTGAGTACGCCGTTGGTAATTGCGATCGCTTCTCGGAGCGTGACGACTTCATCGGCCTCAATTTCGCCATCCAGCGGACTATTGACCGTAACTTGTACGGGGGCAGGAGTTGCCCGAAGGGGCTGTGCTTGGGCCGTACTGAGGAGTCCTGATGCAGCGATTAAAGAGGTTAAGGAAGCCCAGGCAATAGCCGTTCCAGAAGAGATCTGGGGAAGGCGGGAAATGGATTGGAGCGTGCCGCGAGATTTCATGATGACCTCTTGGGGATACAAACTGGGTAGAGATTTAATAGGTGTAATGTCATTTAATAGGTGTGATGTCGGAGATAGCGCTAACCCTGTAATCCGAAAGAACTACAGGGTTAGGGGTTCAGCTATCGGTCGACTTCAAAACTAGGTTGAGTTTGGGGTGCAGGCGCGGGCTCTGCCTCCGGCTCAGATTGGGTATTTACCAGTTCAGCCTTAGGCTTGGCGGTTGTAGTCTTGGACTTGGACGCCTTATCTTTAGAGGTCGAAGCAGGGGTTGAGGCTTCTTGGACCTGGCCGTTATCCGGTGCAGACTCTTGCTGCTGTGGAGGAGCCACCTTATTTTCACCGAAGCCAAAATCATCAAAGAGATTGTTGTCGAGCTTCAGGGTGACGCCAAAGTAGGGACCACTAGCAGAGCGAGAGTTACCGAAGTCGCGATCTCCCACATCTCCAAACGCATATCCAGCCGCCAATCGTAAGTTGGGATTGAGGTAATACCCCACTTCTGCAGAAGCACCCACCTCGTTAAAACCAGTACTATTTTGGCGAATCCAGCGGACTTCACCGCCAACATCCCAACGATAGTTGATCCGATAGGTGGCTCGCATTTGAGCCAGGGAAATGCTGCTGGTACCGATTAAATCTTGAGCCAGGTAAGACTTGCTATGTCGCCAACCAAACTTGCCATAGAGTTCCCAGCGCCAGTTGGGGGCATAGATGGCCTCTGCGGAAATCAGGTGATCCGTGGAGCCGGTACCGTTGGCAAACAGGAGGGTATCAGGAATCGTGGAAGGATTTTCGCGATACTCATAGCGGAGCAAGCCATTGAACTTGTCGCTATCGGGATTTCGATAGGCCAGACCCACTTTCAAGTCGCGGGTGGTGCCCAATCCGGTCAGGGTTTGGTTCGAGGCACTGGCTTGCTGATAGCTAGCTAAGACCGTTAGTTCACGGGTGGCTCGCCCTAAAGCATTAGCCGTAATGATAGTATTGCTGCCCTGAGCTGTATCACTATATTCAAAACGAGCATTGGCTTGGAAATCAGGATTATCGGTGTAAGCCAAGCCAACGCTAAAGCTGTCGCCGGGGGTTAAGCCCAAGGCAGACGCACCGGATCCTAAGGCAAAGGGTTGGGCAAACTGTTGGCTAGCGGCGGTTTGCTGCAAAGCGGTGTTAAACACATGCTCGTAGGAGAAATCTGCCCGTAGCCCCGGAGCGATGGTTAAGCCCTGCTCGACGCCGAAGTAGCCCGCCATACCCAAGTCACCCATCATGGAGAATTGGCCCCGGAGGGTGGTATCGGTGGAGAAGGTATGTTGTCCCGCGATATCTAGACTGGTAATAAAGTCATCATCGAACTGGCCCCCAGTCAGGTAGGTGTTGTTAAGACCAATGGTGACCCCAGGATAAACCTCATATTCCAGACCCACGGAAGTGCGGTTAGGATAAATGGGATCAATCTCGGAAGAGAAGGTGGTCTCGTTCAACGCCCGCAAGGTCAGTTTTCTCGTCAGAGGTATCCGGGCAGTGGAGCGAATCTGGTCCGTGGTGATGTCCTGGCCCGTGAGACGATCGGTGCGATCGCGGCGGACGTAGTCCAAACTCACTTCCGAATCACCAATCCGCTGCAGAACCCCTGCTGTAATCGTAGTCAGGGAGTTATTAACGGGATT
The genomic region above belongs to Acaryochloris sp. CCMEE 5410 and contains:
- a CDS encoding right-handed parallel beta-helix repeat-containing protein; this translates as MKSRGTLQSISRLPQISSGTAIAWASLTSLIAASGLLSTAQAQPLRATPAPVQVTVNSPLDGEIEADEVVTLREAIAITNGVLNKGDLSEAERAQISPSKDHSRIDFDLPSDNTTIRLQTLLPTITNPGLMIDGTSQTGYALVDGDASAPAPVVALTPAEDAEVFRGLTLAADRVHIRALSLYGFTSIHKTTATTPPADIFIAHRLLPSKRLKEDNPWVSYPYDDERDIPPQGIVIEDNWLGITPQGNAPDAARSAFGISIYNGIGTRILNNRIAQHDGSAVITSVRAEQTEIANNIIEQNGLAGMPDAIRLEGDIDGTKIHTNQIQQNAGSAVYLFKPEGSVMVEKNLIADNGQRFRRAAILLMGDNHHVVNNTIQNQPGPGVVITSYPTSKRNFILDNRFANLDGLSIDLIARENRFLDRFSRISINRVDLGDRSSTRVQDYQVGDGPNPLRNSDQRKRDTANRGLNTPQFLSSEFYLMDGAVNLDGEADPGAEIVLYKVMEEGKQGPLNEPVTMVKSDEEGRFAITLTDAKPGDRFSAIAIHPDSGTSEPARNIIILELK